A stretch of the Athene noctua chromosome 35, bAthNoc1.hap1.1, whole genome shotgun sequence genome encodes the following:
- the LOC141972801 gene encoding protein Smaug homolog 2-like isoform X3 gives MGGGQQEQHPFVLHPPKQLPAHLAPAGGAPNPLPPLGGLPLGAQRHQSLCFGCGGAGGSPGSRSAGQQSHSLPVHTSAQAPLALPQAPPECPLLSTDLINPSLEPLHLSTTENALGPLPSQLHPSPLEPSLSLVPGSAQGGGPEWVWGGDETPVPVPPHPSFGDHAPLLPQSSVASWGSEQTEEPAGGRNTFEEEGSGMKDVPSWLESLGLQEYTALFSQMTYEEMMRLTEHHLESQNVPRCARQRILLSIQNLRERRSILRELEKRIIAGCSLWPALQELQKIIVTPIKASNAAAPVPYGDIPRLFTRVMGKVYIQFLTSRPDKENIIIYLDLLEQCQSHEAFTETQKRRLRTWWWQVQWLLRTFPLGADQQLAPGPARPPPGASPPRHGPGDQPHA, from the exons atggggggggggcagcaggagcagcacccctTTGTGTTGCACCCCCCCAAGCAGCTCCCCGCCCACCTGGCGCCTGCTGGGGGGGCCCCCAACCCCTTGCCCCCCCTCGGCGGCCTCCCCCTCGGTGCTCAGAGACATCAG AGCCTGTGTTTCGGctgtgggggggccggggggtccccggggagccGCAGCGCGGGGCAGCAGAGCCACTCGCTGCCCGTCCACACCTCGGCCCAGGCCCCGCTCGCCTTGCCCCAGG CCCCCCCAGAGTGTCCCCTCCTCAGCACGGACCTGATCAACCCCTCGCTGGAGCCGCTGCATCTGAGCACGACGGAGAACGCGCTGGGCC ctctgccctcccagctgcaccccagcccgctggagccctccctctcgctggtgcccggcagtgcccagggagggggacccgaatgggtgtgggggggtgacgaaacccctgtccccgtgcccccccacccctcttttgGGGACcacgcccccctgctcccccaaagcagcgtggcctcttggggcagcgaacagaccgaggagccggccggcggccgcaacaccttcgaggaggagggcagcggcatgaaag atgtcccctcctggctggagagcctggggctgcaggaatacacggcgcttttctcccaaatgacgtacgaggagatgatgaggctgacggagcatcacctcgagtcacag AATGTCCCCAGGTGTGCGCGGCAGAggatcctcctcagcatccagaaCCTGCGGGAGCGGCGGAGCATCCTCAGAGAGCTGGAGAAG CGCATCATAGCGGGGTGCAGCCTGTGGccggcgcttcaggagctccagaagatcatagtgacccccattaaagccAGCAACGCCGCAGCCCCCGTCCCTTACGGGGACATCCCGAGGCTgttcacccgtgtcatgggcaAAG ttTACATCCAGTTCCTGACGTCGCGGCCGGACAAGGAGAACATCATCATTTACCTCGACCTCCTGGAGCAGTGCCAGAGCCACGAG gcgttcacagagacacagaagaggaGGCTCCGCAcctggtggtggcaggtccagTGGCTGCTCCGCACCTTCCCACTCGGTGCCGATCAACAGctcgccccaggccctgctcgccctcccccagg agcgtcccctccccggcacggacctggagatcagccccacgcctga